A DNA window from Mobula hypostoma chromosome 3, sMobHyp1.1, whole genome shotgun sequence contains the following coding sequences:
- the LOC134344519 gene encoding THAP domain-containing protein 2-like — MPTSCAAYGCTAVYRKNTNTSFHRFPSNPRRRMEWIQLVRRENFKPSKHTFLCSKHFEQTCFDRTGQTRRLREDAVPTIFDFPPHIQKKLTGRKSPLTSVGISNQQTPPKSFTSSGSNTNISTSTCSSTSTQTSSIKEVFQEHSYCLANPVVAKRKIFQLQDEVDYLRQQIKISKQRERRVVKKWRGISNLLVELREKNLLPSDKEPELIQTVLSDKSLKKL, encoded by the exons ATGCCAACCAGTTGCGCGGCTTATGGGTGCACGGCAGTGTACAGGAAGAACACCAACACCAGCTTCCACAG GTTTCCCTCTAACCCCAGGAGACGGATGGAGTGGATACAACTTGTTCGGCGGGAAAACTTCAAGCCAAGCAAACACACTTTCCTTTGCTCCAAACATTTTGAGCAAACCTGTTTTGACCGGACAGGACAGACCAGGCGCCTGCGAGAAGATGCTGTCCCTACAATATTTGATTTCCCTCCGCATATTCAAAAA AAGTTAACAGGCAGAAAGTCTCCCCTGACTTCTGTGGGCATCAGTAACCAACAAACCCCACCCAAGTCCTTCACCAGCTCTGGCAGTAACACTAACATTAGCACAAGTACATGTAGTAGTACCAGTACCCAAACCAGCAGCATCAAGGAAGTGTTCCAAGAGCACAGTTACTGTTTGGCAAATCCTGTTGTCGCTAAGAGGAAGATATTCCAGTTACAGGATGAAGTGGATTACCTCAGGCAGCAAATAAAGATCAGCAAGCAGCGGGAACGCCGTGTGGTCAAGAAGTGGAGAGGGATCAGCAATCTTCTCGTGGAGCTCAGAGAGAAAAACCTTTTGCCTAGTGACAAGGAGCCAGAGCTTATTCAGACTGTCTTAAGTGACAAATCGCTTAAAAAGCTATGA